In Flammeovirgaceae bacterium 311, one DNA window encodes the following:
- a CDS encoding hypothetical protein (COG3291 FOG: PKD repeat) — protein sequence MTPASANEIIVNFSAISQSGNYTVVVANRSGNDYGSNSTPYPISVSPQPPTNTTTPANGSRCGTGPVTLSVSGAPSGGSYRWYAQEDATTAITGATGSSYITPSLTTTTTYYVATRNAAGCESTTRTAVTATINSIPDAPTNATTTANGSRCGTGSLTLSVSGAPSGGSYRWYAQEDATTAITGATGSSYITPSLTTTTTYYVAAVSAQNCESAIRTPVTATIQAQPSATIGTETSECDNPGGDNVFVLDGSIEDATSHTWIIVSQTPANIASITGEASLTPSVTFTQAGTAKVRLTASNTNGCSDGVAEIDLVVDPIPDAPTTISDEICGAGVVNLAVQNPVSGYSYRWYDELSDLAPVATTNGTFAPNLSSSNTYYVAAVNAQNCESTTRIPVTASILAQPSATIGAETSECDNPGGDNVFALDGSIEDATSHTWTIISQTPANIATLTGEASLTPSVTFTQAGTAKVRLTASNTNGCSDGVAEIDLVVDPIPDAPGVPSEPIVYCQFATNATALSASGTGLRWYTVETGGDPLSGAPIPSTITADDFSYWVSQTINGCESPRAEIVVSITDQPDEPGITNTVTYCQFAPNATALTATGTALKWYNANGDLLSGAPTPSTAVAGNTSYFVTQTVSGCESPRAEIVVSITDQPDEPGVTTPVPYCTGATASALSASGTALKWYDANGDLLSGAPTPSTAVAGNTSYFVTQTVAGCESPRAEIVVTVTDQPDEPGVPSDPITYCQGATPSTLTATGTALKWYNANGDLLSGAPTPSTAVAGNTSYFVTQTVAGCESPTAEIVVTINARPEAPTVFNGGNCGPGEITLRAEGAAEGDYRWYNPDGTPVTDENGNILTASQIIVSPPSIGNYRYRVSIFNGTCESTRVAVIASYYTPPTVSAGADRNICQNVDLSPVTFDLAGTRNARSELISWSIVASDATIQNVAVNINQADTLTSSATVSGYGNVTLRLTGTRKENIVCSVSDEVTFTVVQAVANNTITAPAITTICSGQRPGEIHGTTPTGGDGNYTYTWQRSYTSATDGFSNLSNSNVVNYTPAAISQRAWYRRMVAVNGCNYFSNAVEINVNPVISDNTIQGTQTVCSGAAIAALGQATNTTLSGGAGAGTYNYQWQSASTQNGTYTDIQGANDASYMPPTQNVTTSTTTYYRRVVTSGECSSTSTPVSVTISIPAARMVSGLSPTTTNVYFTGEISKTFSGGAPASGHTVSYELLRVVNGSETSVQGINNSTSGISIPLNLCTLGAGDYILRYSHTNTTTGCVTTTAYNIRINQSIYQVLVKANPHPVCPGTITRYTAEVYREAVIIYPYIANIYGQPVDSNNDVIPAGGTPQLNRAYFSEMSDAEFEAFRKTIIGANAWRFYQPKFVSGTRVTSGLTYQWTAYNGQNVNEVGVNSDYIENASLSATDWVGLKVNYTAQQCQTFTYIDGDRRSLPKSNWVFLGRPRGYQITLSPEPAYCSNFEADETITLTAAGGQVQGDWPSSDIWKDLNPELIWYRITTVNGAQQTVPIVTTKYGTSTEYSTSTNPFEIVVPKSMFQNGDQVYIDFNTSYEESPLLAGTGCIKNNESETERITITIDEPATITETLQLDDNEVCSGPGNVTYSVQATGTDLVFTWYKVGVTAPIVDGGNYDITSTTANGVTTSSLVITNPTTANSGSYYVVVDNSATVVCAIEPLSTQPLELTVNETPVVSLATRTVCELDEPFELNLGSFSPTNLNGTVEYSGIGVTENEDGTYTFNPATPGAGSITYTFTTANGCSSTTTAAAISVTPADEFDGALQVWLVENDDTKWELRAIVDQNTLPTNVSLDELTFEWYIQETTGGTPIPVNGWGDPDYITTVPSQIVSAGNENIRYRVVIIPPADECVEPLGIEIQDPTTPLPVEMIYFTAEVRGVNVMLEWATAKEWNNTGFEVQVSTDGHKYRKLAFVETKNGNGSHKQMYQYMDTEKGKSGTRYYRLKQIDVDTKFEYFGPVVVDLGSRNVISVSPNPFQDEFEVKVETETEGEVYITVTTAVGIPVMAKSVKVEKGVNIQQILVNPSLPSGIYIVTTRLNGTTKHFRLMKQ from the coding sequence TTGACTCCCGCCAGCGCAAATGAAATAATAGTTAATTTTAGCGCTATCAGTCAATCAGGTAATTACACAGTCGTAGTTGCAAATAGGTCCGGAAATGATTATGGTAGTAATTCAACTCCTTACCCAATTTCAGTTAGTCCTCAGCCACCAACTAACACTACTACCCCTGCTAATGGCAGCAGATGCGGTACTGGGCCTGTTACATTAAGTGTTTCAGGAGCTCCCTCAGGAGGAAGCTATCGCTGGTATGCGCAAGAGGACGCAACTACTGCCATAACTGGTGCTACAGGATCAAGCTACATTACACCTAGCTTAACTACAACTACAACCTATTATGTTGCCACAAGAAATGCCGCAGGTTGTGAAAGTACCACTAGAACTGCAGTAACTGCTACAATCAATTCTATCCCTGATGCCCCTACCAATGCCACTACTACTGCTAACGGTAGCAGATGCGGTACCGGGTCTCTTACATTAAGTGTTTCAGGAGCTCCTTCAGGAGGAAGCTATCGCTGGTATGCGCAAGAGGACGCAACTACTGCCATAACTGGTGCTACAGGATCAAGCTACATTACACCTAGCTTAACTACAACTACAACCTATTATGTTGCTGCGGTAAGTGCACAGAATTGTGAGAGTGCAATACGCACTCCTGTTACAGCTACCATTCAAGCTCAACCAAGCGCCACCATAGGTACTGAAACATCTGAATGTGATAATCCTGGCGGAGATAATGTATTCGTTCTGGATGGAAGCATCGAAGATGCCACATCCCATACCTGGATAATCGTAAGTCAAACTCCGGCTAATATAGCATCCATAACAGGTGAAGCTTCTCTTACTCCAAGTGTAACCTTCACACAAGCTGGTACTGCCAAAGTAAGACTAACAGCCAGCAATACTAATGGTTGCTCTGATGGAGTAGCAGAAATTGATCTGGTCGTTGATCCTATACCTGATGCGCCAACTACAATTTCAGATGAAATTTGCGGTGCTGGCGTAGTTAATCTTGCAGTGCAAAATCCTGTAAGTGGTTATAGCTATCGTTGGTATGATGAATTATCCGACCTCGCTCCTGTGGCAACTACCAATGGAACGTTTGCACCTAACCTAAGCTCTAGCAACACCTACTATGTTGCTGCGGTAAATGCACAAAACTGCGAGAGCACAACCCGTATACCTGTTACAGCCTCCATACTAGCTCAACCAAGCGCCACCATAGGTGCTGAAACATCTGAATGTGATAATCCTGGTGGAGACAATGTGTTTGCTCTGGATGGAAGCATTGAAGATGCCACCTCCCATACCTGGACAATTATAAGTCAAACTCCGGCTAATATTGCAACTTTGACAGGTGAAGCCTCTCTTACTCCAAGTGTAACCTTCACACAGGCAGGTACTGCCAAAGTAAGACTAACAGCAAGTAATACTAATGGATGCTCTGATGGAGTGGCTGAAATTGATCTGGTTGTAGATCCTATACCTGATGCTCCTGGTGTTCCATCAGAACCAATTGTGTATTGCCAATTTGCGACTAATGCTACAGCACTTTCTGCCAGTGGTACTGGCTTAAGATGGTACACTGTAGAAACAGGAGGAGATCCACTATCTGGAGCTCCAATACCTTCCACAATTACTGCTGACGATTTTTCTTATTGGGTATCACAAACTATCAATGGCTGTGAAAGCCCAAGAGCTGAAATCGTCGTTTCAATAACAGATCAGCCTGATGAACCTGGCATCACTAACACTGTTACCTACTGCCAGTTTGCACCTAATGCCACCGCTCTTACTGCAACAGGTACCGCGCTGAAGTGGTACAATGCCAATGGAGATCTTCTTTCCGGGGCACCAACTCCTTCTACTGCAGTAGCTGGAAATACCTCCTATTTTGTAACTCAAACAGTGAGTGGCTGCGAAAGCCCTAGAGCTGAAATTGTGGTTTCTATTACAGATCAACCAGATGAACCTGGTGTAACTACTCCGGTTCCTTATTGCACAGGCGCAACAGCCTCAGCTCTTTCTGCTAGTGGTACTGCTCTGAAGTGGTATGATGCCAATGGGGATCTTCTTTCTGGGGCTCCAACCCCTTCTACTGCTGTAGCTGGAAATACTTCCTATTTTGTAACTCAAACAGTTGCTGGCTGCGAAAGCCCTAGAGCTGAAATAGTAGTTACTGTTACAGATCAGCCTGATGAACCTGGTGTTCCATCAGATCCTATCACCTACTGCCAAGGGGCAACACCCTCTACCCTTACAGCTACAGGTACTGCTCTGAAGTGGTATAATGCCAATGGAGATCTTCTTTCCGGGGCACCAACTCCTTCTACTGCTGTAGCTGGAAATACTTCCTATTTTGTAACTCAAACAGTAGCTGGCTGCGAAAGCCCAACAGCAGAGATAGTTGTTACAATAAATGCACGGCCAGAGGCACCCACAGTATTCAACGGAGGGAATTGTGGCCCTGGTGAAATTACTCTTAGAGCCGAGGGCGCTGCAGAGGGAGATTATCGCTGGTACAATCCTGATGGAACACCTGTCACTGACGAGAATGGCAACATACTTACGGCTTCTCAAATCATTGTCTCTCCCCCTTCTATAGGTAACTACAGATATCGTGTATCAATATTCAATGGTACATGTGAAAGTACGAGAGTGGCTGTTATAGCTAGCTATTATACACCTCCTACCGTAAGTGCCGGAGCTGATAGAAATATTTGTCAGAATGTAGATCTATCTCCTGTTACTTTCGATTTAGCGGGTACCAGAAATGCTCGTTCTGAACTGATTTCATGGTCGATTGTAGCCTCTGATGCAACCATTCAAAATGTAGCTGTCAACATCAATCAAGCTGATACTTTAACATCTTCAGCTACTGTGTCAGGCTATGGCAATGTAACATTGCGTCTTACAGGTACCAGAAAAGAGAATATTGTATGTAGCGTGAGCGATGAGGTTACATTCACTGTAGTACAAGCTGTAGCTAACAACACAATCACTGCTCCTGCAATAACAACTATATGCTCCGGCCAGAGGCCCGGCGAGATACACGGCACTACTCCAACTGGTGGAGATGGAAACTACACTTATACCTGGCAAAGAAGCTATACCTCTGCTACAGATGGTTTTAGCAATTTGTCAAATTCTAATGTAGTAAATTACACCCCCGCAGCTATTAGCCAACGTGCCTGGTACCGCAGAATGGTTGCTGTTAATGGATGTAACTACTTCTCGAATGCAGTAGAAATCAATGTCAATCCTGTTATTTCAGATAATACCATTCAGGGAACACAAACAGTATGCTCTGGTGCAGCTATTGCTGCACTTGGCCAGGCAACTAACACTACCCTTAGCGGTGGAGCCGGTGCAGGAACTTATAACTATCAGTGGCAAAGTGCGTCTACGCAGAATGGCACCTATACTGATATCCAAGGTGCTAACGACGCCAGCTATATGCCACCTACTCAAAATGTAACCACATCTACCACCACTTATTATCGTAGAGTTGTAACTTCTGGTGAATGTTCCAGCACAAGCACACCAGTATCAGTTACCATATCTATACCGGCAGCACGGATGGTCTCTGGGTTGAGCCCTACCACAACTAATGTGTATTTTACAGGTGAAATAAGCAAAACATTTTCTGGAGGCGCTCCAGCCTCTGGTCATACTGTCAGCTATGAGCTACTCAGAGTTGTTAATGGTTCTGAAACCAGTGTTCAGGGAATTAATAATAGTACATCTGGCATTTCAATTCCTTTAAATCTGTGCACTCTGGGTGCAGGTGATTATATTCTGCGCTATAGTCATACTAATACTACAACTGGTTGTGTAACTACAACAGCTTATAACATTCGAATTAATCAATCTATTTATCAGGTCCTTGTCAAAGCGAATCCACACCCTGTTTGTCCTGGCACAATTACACGCTACACTGCAGAAGTTTACAGAGAAGCAGTAATTATTTATCCTTACATTGCCAATATATATGGACAACCAGTTGACAGTAACAATGATGTCATTCCTGCCGGTGGCACTCCACAGTTAAATAGAGCCTACTTTAGCGAAATGAGTGATGCTGAATTTGAAGCCTTTAGAAAAACAATCATTGGAGCAAATGCCTGGAGGTTTTATCAACCCAAATTCGTCTCTGGAACAAGGGTCACATCAGGATTAACTTATCAGTGGACTGCATATAACGGCCAAAACGTGAATGAGGTTGGTGTAAACTCTGATTATATAGAAAATGCTAGTTTGTCTGCCACTGATTGGGTGGGCCTCAAAGTTAATTATACAGCACAGCAGTGCCAGACTTTTACATACATAGACGGAGATCGTAGGTCTCTTCCAAAATCAAACTGGGTTTTTCTCGGGCGCCCCAGAGGCTATCAAATTACACTTTCACCAGAGCCTGCTTACTGCAGCAATTTTGAAGCAGATGAAACAATAACTCTTACAGCTGCAGGTGGTCAAGTTCAGGGTGATTGGCCATCCTCAGATATCTGGAAGGATTTAAATCCTGAATTGATTTGGTATAGGATAACTACTGTTAACGGAGCTCAGCAAACAGTGCCAATAGTTACTACAAAATATGGCACTAGCACTGAATATAGTACCAGTACAAATCCATTTGAGATTGTTGTACCAAAAAGTATGTTCCAAAATGGGGACCAGGTATATATTGATTTTAACACATCATATGAGGAATCGCCTTTGCTAGCTGGTACTGGCTGTATAAAAAATAATGAGAGTGAGACTGAACGGATCACTATAACCATCGATGAACCTGCGACAATAACTGAAACTTTACAGCTAGATGATAATGAAGTATGTTCTGGTCCCGGTAATGTAACATATTCTGTTCAAGCAACAGGAACTGATCTAGTTTTCACCTGGTATAAGGTTGGTGTTACAGCACCCATCGTAGATGGTGGTAATTATGATATTACAAGTACAACTGCTAATGGTGTTACAACCAGTAGTCTAGTTATTACTAACCCCACAACTGCCAATAGCGGAAGTTATTATGTTGTTGTAGATAATAGTGCTACAGTTGTGTGTGCCATAGAACCTTTATCTACACAGCCTCTAGAGCTCACTGTTAATGAAACTCCGGTTGTATCCTTAGCTACCCGTACTGTATGTGAGTTAGATGAACCATTTGAACTTAATTTGGGATCATTTAGTCCAACTAATCTTAATGGCACTGTAGAGTATAGTGGAATAGGGGTTACTGAAAATGAAGATGGGACCTATACCTTCAACCCTGCCACTCCTGGGGCTGGTTCAATTACCTACACCTTTACTACTGCAAATGGTTGCTCCAGCACCACAACAGCAGCGGCAATAAGTGTAACTCCTGCCGATGAATTTGATGGTGCTCTGCAAGTTTGGTTGGTTGAGAACGATGATACTAAATGGGAACTAAGAGCAATTGTTGATCAAAACACATTACCTACTAATGTTAGTCTAGATGAGCTGACTTTTGAATGGTATATACAGGAAACAACAGGTGGTACACCTATTCCGGTTAATGGCTGGGGCGATCCTGATTATATCACTACGGTTCCATCACAAATTGTGTCTGCTGGTAACGAGAATATCAGGTATCGTGTAGTAATAATCCCACCTGCAGATGAATGTGTTGAGCCATTGGGTATAGAAATCCAGGATCCTACTACCCCTCTCCCTGTAGAAATGATCTACTTTACTGCTGAAGTGCGTGGGGTAAATGTAATGCTGGAATGGGCTACGGCGAAGGAGTGGAATAATACCGGCTTCGAAGTGCAGGTTTCTACAGATGGCCATAAGTACCGTAAGCTGGCGTTTGTGGAGACGAAAAATGGCAATGGCAGCCATAAGCAGATGTACCAGTACATGGATACTGAAAAAGGAAAGTCCGGCACCCGCTACTACAGGCTGAAACAGATCGATGTGGATACTAAGTTTGAATACTTCGGTCCGGTGGTGGTTGACCTGGGAAGCAGAAATGTCATCTCTGTCTCTCCTAACCCATTCCAGGATGAGTTTGAGGTTAAAGTGGAGACTGAAACTGAAGGCGAAGTCTACATAACGGTAACCACTGCAGTTGGCATACCAGTAATGGCAAAAAGCGTGAAGGTTGAGAAGGGTGTGAATATCCAACAGATCCTGGTGAACCCATCGCTGCCAAGTGGTATCTATATTGTCACTACCCGCCTGAATGGTACAACCAAGCACTTCAGGCTGATGAAGCAATAG
- a CDS encoding sugar phosphate isomerase/epimerase (COG1082 Sugar phosphate isomerases/epimerases): MTTIQGPAIFLAQFAGDQAPFNTLDSICKWAKGLGYAGVQIPSWEKRFIDVQKAAESKTYADEIKGTVEANGLVLTELAAHLQGQLVAVHPAYNELFDSFAPASLKGDLKGKAAWASDQMKYTAKASQNMGLNAAGAFSGALLWQTVYPWPQRPAGLVDTGFNELAKRWLPILDTFDECGVDVCYELHPGEDLHDGITFEMFLDKVKGHPRANILYDPSHFVLQAMDYLTFIDHYHDRIKMFHVKDAEFNPTGKQGVYGGYQGWVNRAGRFRSLGDGQVDFASIFSKLSAYDFKGWAVLEWECAIKHPQQGAEEGAPFIQDHIIRVTDKAFDDFASAGSDEQLNQKILGLRE, translated from the coding sequence ATGACTACGATTCAAGGACCTGCCATTTTCCTTGCCCAATTCGCTGGAGATCAGGCACCATTCAACACCTTAGACAGTATCTGTAAATGGGCCAAAGGGCTGGGGTATGCCGGTGTTCAAATACCCAGCTGGGAAAAGCGCTTTATTGATGTGCAAAAAGCCGCCGAGAGCAAGACCTATGCCGATGAGATCAAAGGCACAGTAGAAGCAAATGGGCTGGTGCTCACCGAGCTTGCCGCTCACCTGCAGGGGCAGCTGGTGGCTGTTCATCCGGCCTACAACGAACTTTTCGACTCCTTCGCTCCTGCTTCGCTAAAGGGAGACCTGAAGGGTAAAGCGGCCTGGGCCAGTGACCAAATGAAGTATACTGCAAAAGCTTCGCAAAACATGGGGCTCAATGCCGCTGGTGCTTTCTCCGGTGCCCTGCTTTGGCAAACTGTTTACCCCTGGCCACAGCGCCCTGCCGGCCTGGTAGACACAGGCTTTAATGAACTGGCTAAGCGCTGGCTGCCAATACTGGATACTTTTGATGAATGTGGTGTAGATGTATGCTATGAGCTGCATCCTGGTGAAGATCTGCACGATGGCATTACCTTCGAAATGTTCCTGGACAAGGTAAAAGGGCACCCAAGGGCAAACATCCTCTACGACCCCAGCCACTTTGTGCTGCAGGCCATGGATTACCTAACCTTCATCGATCATTACCATGACAGGATCAAGATGTTCCATGTAAAGGATGCTGAATTCAATCCTACCGGAAAGCAGGGCGTCTATGGCGGCTACCAGGGCTGGGTAAACCGGGCCGGTCGTTTCCGTTCCCTGGGCGATGGCCAGGTAGATTTTGCCAGCATTTTCAGCAAACTTTCTGCTTACGATTTTAAAGGCTGGGCTGTACTGGAGTGGGAATGTGCCATTAAGCACCCGCAGCAGGGAGCCGAAGAAGGCGCTCCTTTCATCCAGGACCACATCATTCGCGTAACCGATAAGGCATTTGATGATTTTGCTTCTGCCGGTTCTGATGAGCAGCTGAACCAGAAAATACTGGGCTTACGGGAGTAG
- a CDS encoding cytochrome c class I (COG4654 Cytochrome c551/c552), producing the protein MKYTFFIALAFSLMACGGNGNNSETTTEVEQAADEGIATEPAQTDPQQAGRELIASSDCVACHKDNEKVIGPAYVEVAERYRGNDTAVAYLAGKILNGGAGNWGNVPMTAHPQHTQQEAEQMARYVLSLQK; encoded by the coding sequence ATGAAATACACTTTTTTTATAGCACTTGCCTTCTCCCTGATGGCATGCGGAGGCAATGGCAATAATAGTGAAACAACAACAGAAGTAGAGCAGGCTGCAGATGAAGGCATTGCCACAGAACCTGCCCAAACAGATCCGCAGCAGGCAGGCCGCGAATTAATTGCCAGCTCCGACTGTGTTGCCTGCCATAAAGACAACGAAAAGGTAATAGGTCCGGCCTATGTTGAGGTTGCGGAAAGATACAGGGGCAACGACACTGCAGTAGCTTACCTGGCGGGTAAGATCCTTAACGGTGGCGCCGGCAACTGGGGCAATGTACCCATGACGGCGCACCCGCAGCACACCCAGCAGGAAGCAGAGCAGATGGCCCGTTACGTACTTTCATTACAAAAATAA
- a CDS encoding oxidoreductase (COG0673 Predicted dehydrogenases and related proteins): MADKNTPANTQLPASRRKFLKNSLLGLAGIYIVPRHVLGGPGFVAPSDKLNIAGIGVGGKGASDLTSFFKSGKANIAYLCDVDDARAAKSRETFPKAKYYKDYREMLDKEHRHIDAVSVSGPDHNHAVQAMAAMQLGKHVYVQKPLTHDIYEARKLTEAANKYKVVTQMGNQGASGDGVRQLMEWYGAGIIGDVHTVYTWTDRPVWPQGIPWPEQKSGVPIGLDWNLWLGTAPEKAYVDKLVPFNWRGWWDYGTGALGDMGCHLVEAPFRVLGLQYPTEAECSVGSVYVDEFKRGYFPESCPPSSHVVLKFKGQGGKPDVKLHWMDGGIQPARPEELGPNEQMGDGGNGVIFVGTKGKMMCSTYGRNPRLLPTSRMQEVNVPVSIPRVEGGMEGHYKQWVEAAIAGPGSKEAQMLSSPFSIAGPLTETVLMGNLAIRSYDIRKPAKDDPAKFEYPGRHIKLVWDGANMKVTNFDEANQFVKRNYRSGWSLMG; this comes from the coding sequence ATGGCAGATAAGAATACCCCCGCAAATACCCAACTTCCGGCTTCACGTAGAAAGTTTCTGAAAAATTCCCTTCTGGGATTAGCAGGTATCTATATTGTACCCCGGCACGTATTGGGTGGTCCGGGGTTTGTAGCCCCCAGTGATAAACTAAACATTGCCGGCATTGGGGTTGGAGGCAAAGGTGCCAGTGACCTTACCAGCTTTTTCAAGAGCGGAAAGGCAAACATTGCCTACCTCTGCGATGTAGACGATGCCCGGGCTGCCAAAAGCAGGGAGACCTTCCCAAAAGCTAAGTACTACAAAGATTACCGGGAAATGCTCGATAAAGAGCACAGGCACATCGATGCAGTATCCGTCTCCGGCCCCGACCATAACCATGCCGTGCAGGCCATGGCTGCCATGCAGCTGGGCAAGCATGTATATGTGCAAAAGCCCCTCACCCACGACATTTACGAAGCGCGCAAGCTCACCGAAGCAGCCAACAAGTATAAGGTAGTTACCCAGATGGGCAACCAGGGAGCTTCCGGCGATGGCGTTCGCCAGCTGATGGAGTGGTATGGAGCCGGCATCATTGGTGATGTGCATACGGTTTACACCTGGACCGACAGACCGGTGTGGCCTCAGGGCATTCCCTGGCCGGAGCAAAAATCAGGGGTTCCCATTGGTCTGGACTGGAACCTCTGGCTGGGCACCGCCCCCGAGAAAGCCTATGTCGACAAGCTGGTGCCTTTTAACTGGCGCGGTTGGTGGGACTATGGCACCGGTGCCCTCGGCGATATGGGCTGCCACCTGGTGGAAGCTCCCTTCCGGGTGCTGGGTCTGCAGTACCCTACAGAAGCCGAATGTAGTGTGGGTTCGGTGTATGTGGATGAGTTCAAACGCGGTTATTTCCCGGAAAGCTGCCCTCCCTCCTCCCATGTAGTGCTTAAGTTTAAGGGCCAGGGCGGCAAGCCGGATGTAAAGCTCCACTGGATGGACGGCGGCATTCAGCCGGCGCGTCCCGAAGAGCTGGGGCCCAATGAGCAGATGGGTGATGGCGGCAACGGGGTAATCTTTGTGGGCACCAAAGGCAAAATGATGTGCTCCACCTATGGGAGGAACCCACGCCTGCTTCCCACCTCCCGCATGCAGGAGGTCAATGTACCTGTTAGTATTCCCCGTGTGGAAGGTGGCATGGAAGGGCACTACAAACAATGGGTAGAGGCTGCCATTGCCGGACCGGGCAGCAAAGAAGCGCAGATGTTAAGCTCTCCCTTCTCCATTGCCGGCCCTTTAACCGAAACAGTGCTGATGGGCAACCTGGCCATCAGGAGCTACGACATCCGCAAACCAGCAAAAGACGACCCGGCAAAATTTGAGTATCCCGGCAGGCACATCAAACTGGTGTGGGATGGTGCCAATATGAAGGTAACCAACTTTGATGAAGCCAACCAGTTTGTAAAGCGAAACTACCGCTCCGGCTGGAGCTTGATGGGCTAA